ACCGCCCCACCGCCAAGGAACCAGATATTGCGGAGGTTTCGCAGTCGGTTGCTTAGGCGGTTGAGGTGACCAACACCAATGAGTTCAATAATGACGGTTGCGTCAGCGATCTTGGTTCGCGCCCCACCGCATACAAACCAACTGGGCACAAAGCACAGCAAGCCCGGTGGGGGAATCAGGATCAGCAAGACGAACCTGGTTGAAGTTGTTGAAGAAAAAATTGTGCAACGAAAACGCGGTGAGTCGCTGTTGTGAAGTTGGACAACGCCGCGCGCGTAGGGAATCAGTGGCTGACACATGCTGCACGACAACCTTAAACCGTGGAAGGAGCCTTCCGTGGCACAGGGGAGCAGCCGATGCTGTGTAAATCCCATGACTTCCAGTATGGATGTTGGGGAGGCAGCATGCATCCGGTCAAACCACTGTATTCAATCTAGCCTGTCGTGTTGCTCGGTGCCCGCCGGGAAACGTGTTCGGCTGCACGAATAGGAGGCTGATGCAAGAAATCTCACATTCAACTGCCCGCTGCACGAACACCGCATCCTCAGGCATAGTGGAAGTTATGACTGAACAAGCTTTGCCCAATTTTGACGACGATGCAGTGGCAGCGCTGCTGCAAGAAACCCCAACGGGGCTTTTTATCAATGGTGCATTCGTTGATTCCAGCACCGGCACCACATTTGCGGTCACCAACCCGTCTGATCGGTCAACAGTGGCGCAGGTTGCGGCGGCAAGTCTCGCGGACGCCCGCTCTGCCCTCGACGTGGCGGTGCAAGTGCAAGACCAGTGGGCTGCCACACCTGCCCAGGAGCGGGCAGATATTTTGCTTGCCGCCTACCGACTCTTACATGAGCATCTTGACGAATTAGCAGTGTTGCAATCGCTCGAATTGGGTCGGGCGTTGAAAGATTCCGTCGCGGAAGTTCGCTATGCCGCTGAGTTTTTCCGCTGGTTTGCCGGGGAAGCCACCCGTATCACCGGCGATTATCGCCATAATCCGGCGGGGAATGCGCGCATTGTGGTCACTCGGGCGCCAGTCGGTCCGACTTTGGCGATCACGCCCTGGAATTTCCCACTGGCCATGGGGGCACGAAAACTCGCCCCGGCACTGGCTGCTGGCTGCACCATGTTGATTAAGCCCGCGTCGAAAACTCCGCTGACAATGCTGTATTTAGCAAAGCTGATGCGGCAGGCGGGGCTGCCCGACGGGGTGTTGGCAGTCTTGCCAACTGATCATGCTGATCAAGTGTCCTCGCTGCTCGACGATGCGCGGCTGCGCAAGTTTACTTTTACCGGTTCCACCGCAGTCGGTCAGATGCTTGCTGCGAAAGCCGCGAACCACACGATCGCCACCTCGTTGGAACTTGGCGGTAACGCCCCCTTTGTGGTGTTTGCCGACGCTGATCTGGACACTGCAGTTGAGGCCGCGAAAGTGGCGAAGATGCGGGGTGCCGGACAGGTGTGTATTGCTGCGAACCGGTTTATTGTGCACGAATCAGTGGCGGAGGAATTCGCTGCCAAAATCACGGCGGTGATGGAGGCGATGACCGTTGGCCGGGGTACGGAACCGGATACCGATGTCGGCCCGCTGAGCGGCGATGACCAGCTGGAAACTGTTACTCGTCTCGTAAAGGATGCGAAAGCACACGGGGCGAAGGTGCATTGTGGCGGCGACCCACAGCAGCTTGGCGATCTTGCCCAGCTTGGGCCATATTATCCGCCGACAGTGTTGAGCAATATTGGTGATCACGCCGACATTGCGCAGGAAGAAATTTTCGGACCGGTCGTGGCGATCTACACCTTCAGTGATGATGAGCAGGCCATTGCTATGGCTAATGACACCCAGTTTGGGTTGGCTGCCTACGTGTTTAGTGAAAATCTCGAGCGGGCATTGTGGGCTGCTGAAAAGGTTGCGGCAGGAATGGTCGCAGTGAACAAAGGGGCACTGTCTGATCCTGCCGCCCCGTTTGGTGGGGTGAAAGAATCCGGGCTTGGCCGGGAAGGCGGTTTGGAAGGTATTGATGAATTCCTTGAGACTAAGTTCATCTCGTTGCCGCTCTAGGCGGTGCCGTATCCGCCCCAAGCAGGAGGGGGGAAGGTAGCCAACGGACACGGGGCGAAGTCCGGTTGGCACTTCTCAAATCTGCAAGTGCCAATCCACCACCATTGTTGGCGCAGCGTGTTCTGGCGAATTGATTTTCCCTGACGAAGGGAAGCTTTGGAAGGTGTATCCACAGTCCCCGTTAGACGTATATGGAGGTTGCCTCCAGCTGCACACGAGGTGCACAGCTGCACCGCTGCGTTGCTGGCCGGATATGGGTTCGACGAAACTCTGGACAGGGCACGGTGGTGATTCACCGTGCCTGCACCTGCTGATGTGGCGACGTTTGCTGGCAGTTTTGCCCTTGTGCCCAC
The Corynebacterium choanae DNA segment above includes these coding regions:
- a CDS encoding NAD-dependent succinate-semialdehyde dehydrogenase, with the translated sequence MTEQALPNFDDDAVAALLQETPTGLFINGAFVDSSTGTTFAVTNPSDRSTVAQVAAASLADARSALDVAVQVQDQWAATPAQERADILLAAYRLLHEHLDELAVLQSLELGRALKDSVAEVRYAAEFFRWFAGEATRITGDYRHNPAGNARIVVTRAPVGPTLAITPWNFPLAMGARKLAPALAAGCTMLIKPASKTPLTMLYLAKLMRQAGLPDGVLAVLPTDHADQVSSLLDDARLRKFTFTGSTAVGQMLAAKAANHTIATSLELGGNAPFVVFADADLDTAVEAAKVAKMRGAGQVCIAANRFIVHESVAEEFAAKITAVMEAMTVGRGTEPDTDVGPLSGDDQLETVTRLVKDAKAHGAKVHCGGDPQQLGDLAQLGPYYPPTVLSNIGDHADIAQEEIFGPVVAIYTFSDDEQAIAMANDTQFGLAAYVFSENLERALWAAEKVAAGMVAVNKGALSDPAAPFGGVKESGLGREGGLEGIDEFLETKFISLPL